The Campylobacterota bacterium genome window below encodes:
- a CDS encoding DUF3147 family protein, translating to MLYYIVKIVLTTLLIVVISEIAKRSSFWGAVLASIPLVSVLAMIWLYIDTKDVAKISALSTSVFWLVLPSLVLFILLPLLLRQGLHFYLSLALSLSVTVVCYWGMVTLLGRCGIKL from the coding sequence GTGCTCTATTACATTGTCAAGATCGTCCTCACGACGCTGCTCATCGTCGTGATTTCCGAAATCGCCAAACGCAGCTCGTTTTGGGGTGCGGTGCTGGCGTCGATTCCTCTCGTGTCGGTGTTGGCGATGATCTGGCTCTACATCGATACGAAAGACGTGGCCAAAATCAGCGCCCTCTCGACAAGCGTTTTTTGGCTGGTCTTGCCATCATTGGTGCTGTTTATCCTCCTGCCGCTGCTGCTCAGGCAGGGGCTGCATTTTTACCTGAGCCTTGCCCTCTCGCTGAGTGTGACTGTCGTATGCTATTGGGGGATGGTAACTCTTTTGGGCCGCTGCGGTATCAAACTCTGA
- a CDS encoding polysaccharide deacetylase family protein, translating into MRQLSFIPFLLPLLLWSGEPVQWGENVTGVTTRFATDKKEIALTFDACGGSAKSSQYDAELIDYLARNKIPATLFINARWIRSNPETFARLAANPLFEIANHGTAHRPLSINGRSVYGIAGTSSPEEVVAEIEGNGELIEKLTGKRPLFFRSGTAYYDEAAVRIARERGVEIGGYSVLGDAGATFGAEKVAHQITNAKSGDIVLLHMNHPESGTREGTVAAIEALRSAGYSFVRLGDVKNRLIRIP; encoded by the coding sequence ATGCGTCAATTGTCCTTTATCCCTTTTCTCCTTCCGCTTTTGCTGTGGAGCGGCGAACCCGTGCAGTGGGGGGAAAACGTCACGGGAGTCACAACCCGTTTCGCCACCGACAAAAAAGAGATCGCCCTCACCTTCGACGCCTGCGGCGGGAGCGCCAAAAGTTCCCAGTACGATGCCGAACTGATCGATTACCTCGCCCGGAACAAGATCCCCGCCACCCTTTTCATCAACGCGCGATGGATCAGAAGCAATCCCGAAACGTTCGCCCGCCTGGCGGCCAATCCCCTGTTTGAAATCGCCAACCACGGCACGGCGCACCGCCCCCTCTCGATCAACGGCCGCAGTGTCTACGGGATCGCGGGAACCTCCTCGCCCGAAGAGGTTGTAGCGGAAATCGAAGGCAACGGCGAGCTGATCGAAAAACTGACCGGCAAGCGCCCCCTCTTTTTCCGCTCCGGAACCGCCTATTATGACGAAGCGGCGGTGAGAATCGCCCGCGAGCGTGGAGTCGAAATCGGCGGGTACAGCGTCCTGGGGGATGCTGGGGCGACGTTTGGCGCCGAAAAAGTAGCGCATCAGATCACCAACGCCAAAAGCGGCGACATCGTCCTGCTGCACATGAACCACCCCGAAAGCGGCACCCGCGAGGGAACGGTCGCGGCGATCGAAGCACTCCGCTCGGCAGGCTATTCGTTCGTCCGCCTCGGCGACGTCAAAAACCGTCTGATCCGTATCCCGTGA
- a CDS encoding diguanylate cyclase, translated as MSPSKFKSKLVYLLFLVGGGLVAIGLIGYLNLQNIKRDMDTLYYGSLLPLGELHGITDTYRSQLETSLYRWKNGMIPDDEAAENITQALSHIDHLWANYLSRHKRPDEGAYVDYTETQITAIKRYFEQVRDIVLSPSRAHELSLNTLSENVELIHTTIEKLIAYESAAARYEHSVLKAHYENALMQLVLFLGVVLLLVMGLAWKIFTRIEIQQHQLVASAETLKHLNFKLEQASYTDSLTALYNRRYFNLLHEREFKRAMRSGNPFVFMMLDIDFFKQYNDTYGHIQGDQTLQAVAKVLKTTLQRPGDYPFRLGGEEFGVIITDTDCASARTMGEKIRAAVEALQIEHKGSKVSRTVSISIGGICVVPTIHMNEESIIHAADTNLYAAKERGRNQVVFSNKL; from the coding sequence ATGTCACCGTCAAAGTTCAAAAGCAAACTCGTATACCTCCTTTTCCTCGTCGGCGGCGGGCTGGTCGCGATCGGCCTCATCGGCTATCTGAACCTTCAAAACATCAAACGCGACATGGACACCCTCTATTACGGTTCGCTTCTCCCCCTCGGCGAACTCCACGGCATCACCGACACCTACCGTTCCCAACTCGAAACAAGCCTCTACCGATGGAAAAACGGGATGATCCCGGATGACGAGGCGGCCGAAAACATCACGCAGGCCCTCAGCCACATAGACCACCTTTGGGCCAACTACCTCTCCCGCCACAAACGTCCCGACGAGGGGGCCTACGTCGATTACACCGAGACCCAAATCACGGCGATCAAACGCTATTTCGAGCAGGTACGCGACATCGTCCTCAGCCCCTCGCGCGCGCACGAACTCTCATTGAACACCCTCTCCGAAAACGTCGAACTCATCCACACAACGATCGAGAAGCTGATCGCGTACGAAAGTGCCGCGGCACGCTATGAGCATTCGGTGCTCAAAGCCCATTACGAGAACGCCCTCATGCAGCTGGTCCTTTTTCTGGGGGTTGTCTTGTTGCTGGTGATGGGGTTGGCATGGAAGATTTTCACCCGGATCGAAATCCAGCAGCACCAGCTCGTCGCCTCGGCCGAAACCCTCAAACACCTCAACTTCAAGCTCGAGCAGGCATCCTACACCGATTCACTCACCGCTCTCTATAACCGCCGTTATTTCAATCTGCTCCACGAACGGGAATTCAAACGGGCGATGCGCAGCGGCAACCCGTTCGTCTTTATGATGCTCGACATCGATTTTTTCAAACAGTATAACGACACCTACGGCCACATCCAGGGAGACCAGACCCTCCAGGCGGTCGCCAAGGTACTCAAAACGACGCTGCAGCGTCCGGGAGATTACCCTTTCCGTCTGGGAGGCGAGGAGTTCGGGGTCATCATCACCGATACCGACTGCGCAAGTGCAAGAACCATGGGGGAGAAAATCCGTGCCGCCGTCGAAGCGCTGCAGATCGAGCACAAAGGGAGCAAAGTGTCGCGGACGGTGAGTATCTCGATCGGGGGAATCTGCGTCGTCCCCACGATCCACATGAACGAAGAATCCATCATCCACGCCGCCGACACAAACCTTTACGCCGCAAAAGAGAGGGGGCGTAACCAGGTCGTCTTCAGCAACAAACTCTGA
- a CDS encoding DUF1653 domain-containing protein, with product MLKNGLYRHYKGKHYEVIGIAKHSETSEELVVYRPLYGERGLWVRPLKMFTETLAGGVKRFEYCGDAS from the coding sequence GTGCTTAAAAACGGTCTTTACCGCCATTACAAAGGGAAGCATTACGAGGTGATCGGGATTGCCAAGCACTCCGAAACCTCCGAAGAGCTGGTCGTGTACCGTCCGCTTTACGGCGAACGGGGATTGTGGGTCCGCCCCCTGAAAATGTTTACCGAAACGTTGGCGGGCGGCGTCAAGCGGTTTGAATATTGCGGAGACGCGTCTTGA
- a CDS encoding acetate--CoA ligase family protein translates to MLESQLYPYLKQGGFRTPRFRRFGIGEIPDIDFFPVALKIESPRVVHKSDVGGVVLSVCDAAGLADARTRIVRSLEAHGIVFDPASDGFIATEMVRGEELFAGVVDDPIFGKTILFGKGGVLLELYRDVCYIDLHAPEAEIRRALHSTRISRLFEGYRGGKTTLDSAVGLITAFQKFLIDRPEIAECDLNPLILNDEGFTVVDARIRIHDALPAAPRPPRRRSNFFDNRTVAVIGASLNPQKVGYAIAKNALSFQGKLYLVNARGGTFEGREIYRSIDDIDDTIDTAVITIPSAHVLETIRALIPKGVKNIIVVSAGFKEVGDTESEEKLLSLARDHDLNIVGPNCLGYYAARHSLNLTFGSGAVRSGSLALVAQSGAVLSSLMDKAVELGIGFSHILSTGNMADMGFAEIIAMLDDSPECETISVYAEGIREGKAFLEALRRCTKPVRIYKAGKSPEARKAAFSHTGNLSGDYPMFKGLLESAGVKTVDTIEALLNPISADAWGIAIITNAGGPGTILTDYVIDKGKNLYPLGEDDIAALDDVLPSNWSRNNPIDIIGDARSDRFAAALERVEAMEGVGMIYLLITPQTMTDTLEIVRLCERPRPKPLYPILLGGEMMRDALLYLRERRICAFTTLQDATSFL, encoded by the coding sequence ATGCTCGAATCCCAGCTCTATCCCTACCTGAAACAGGGAGGTTTTCGTACCCCCCGCTTCCGCCGTTTCGGCATCGGCGAAATCCCCGACATCGATTTTTTCCCCGTCGCATTGAAAATCGAATCCCCCCGCGTCGTCCACAAAAGCGACGTCGGCGGCGTCGTCCTTTCGGTCTGTGACGCCGCCGGGCTGGCCGACGCCCGTACGCGGATCGTCCGTAGCCTCGAAGCGCACGGAATCGTTTTCGATCCGGCTTCGGACGGTTTTATCGCGACTGAAATGGTGCGCGGGGAGGAGCTTTTCGCCGGCGTCGTGGACGATCCGATTTTCGGCAAAACGATCCTTTTCGGAAAAGGAGGGGTGCTGCTCGAACTTTACCGCGACGTCTGCTACATCGATCTGCACGCCCCCGAAGCAGAGATTCGGCGTGCGCTGCACTCCACCCGGATTTCGCGCCTTTTCGAAGGGTACCGCGGGGGTAAAACGACCCTCGATTCGGCGGTCGGTTTGATCACCGCATTCCAGAAATTTCTGATCGACCGGCCCGAAATCGCCGAATGCGACCTCAATCCGCTCATCCTCAACGACGAGGGATTCACCGTCGTGGACGCACGTATCCGCATCCATGACGCGCTCCCCGCCGCACCCCGGCCGCCGCGCCGCCGCAGCAACTTTTTCGACAACCGCACCGTCGCGGTCATCGGCGCTTCGCTCAACCCCCAGAAGGTGGGTTACGCCATTGCCAAAAACGCCCTTTCGTTTCAGGGAAAACTCTACCTCGTCAATGCGCGCGGCGGCACCTTCGAGGGGCGCGAGATCTACCGCTCCATCGACGACATCGACGACACGATCGATACCGCCGTCATCACCATCCCTTCGGCACACGTCCTCGAAACAATCCGGGCGCTGATCCCCAAAGGGGTCAAAAACATCATCGTCGTTTCCGCCGGATTCAAAGAGGTAGGCGACACCGAAAGCGAAGAAAAACTTCTCTCACTGGCACGTGACCACGACCTCAACATCGTCGGCCCCAACTGCCTGGGATACTATGCCGCCCGCCATTCGCTGAACCTCACTTTCGGCTCGGGGGCGGTCCGCAGCGGATCGCTCGCGCTTGTCGCCCAGTCGGGAGCGGTCCTCTCGTCGCTGATGGACAAAGCGGTCGAACTGGGAATCGGGTTTTCCCATATCCTCTCCACCGGAAATATGGCCGACATGGGCTTTGCCGAAATCATCGCGATGCTCGACGACTCCCCCGAATGCGAAACGATCTCCGTCTATGCCGAAGGGATTCGGGAGGGCAAAGCGTTTCTCGAAGCGCTGCGCCGGTGCACCAAACCCGTACGGATCTACAAAGCGGGGAAAAGTCCCGAAGCCCGCAAAGCGGCCTTTTCCCACACCGGGAACCTCAGCGGCGATTACCCGATGTTCAAAGGGCTGCTCGAAAGCGCCGGGGTCAAGACGGTCGACACGATCGAAGCGCTCCTCAACCCGATTTCAGCCGACGCCTGGGGAATTGCGATCATCACCAACGCCGGAGGCCCCGGAACGATTCTGACCGATTACGTCATCGACAAAGGCAAAAACCTTTACCCCCTCGGCGAAGACGACATCGCCGCGCTCGACGACGTCCTCCCTTCCAACTGGTCGCGGAACAATCCCATCGACATCATCGGCGATGCCCGCAGTGACCGCTTCGCCGCCGCACTCGAACGGGTCGAGGCGATGGAAGGGGTCGGGATGATCTACCTCCTCATTACCCCCCAGACCATGACCGATACCCTCGAAATCGTCCGGCTCTGCGAACGTCCCCGGCCAAAACCGCTCTATCCGATCCTCCTCGGCGGGGAAATGATGCGCGACGCGCTCCTTTACCTGCGGGAACGCCGTATCTGCGCCTTTACGACACTACAGGACGCGACGTCGTTCCTCTAG
- a CDS encoding manganese efflux pump MntP family protein yields the protein METLLLLALALAMDSVAVSIAIGSKYRDLLLSRTLFAAAVFGFFQGAMPLAGYLVGAAFAESVRAFDHWIAFILLSGLGAKMLYEAYKDEFDEEVTDLSNKTLLSLGIATSIDAMAVGVTFAFMQTDILSASALIGGVTFVLCVAAVYVGKKLGSILESKAEILGGLILIALGCKILAEHTGWL from the coding sequence GTGGAAACTTTGCTGTTACTGGCCCTTGCGCTGGCCATGGATTCGGTCGCCGTCTCGATCGCCATCGGGTCAAAATACCGTGACCTGCTCCTCTCCCGCACCCTTTTCGCCGCGGCCGTTTTCGGATTTTTCCAGGGAGCGATGCCGCTGGCAGGGTATCTCGTAGGAGCGGCCTTCGCCGAAAGTGTCCGCGCTTTCGACCACTGGATCGCCTTCATCCTTCTCTCGGGGCTGGGAGCCAAAATGCTGTACGAAGCCTACAAGGACGAATTCGACGAAGAGGTCACCGATCTCTCGAACAAAACCCTTCTTTCGCTGGGGATCGCCACCAGCATCGACGCAATGGCGGTCGGCGTCACGTTCGCATTCATGCAGACCGATATCCTCAGCGCTTCGGCACTGATCGGCGGTGTCACGTTCGTCCTGTGTGTGGCCGCCGTGTACGTCGGCAAAAAACTGGGTTCGATCCTTGAATCCAAAGCCGAAATTCTCGGCGGGCTCATTCTCATCGCGCTGGGGTGCAAAATCCTCGCCGAACACACGGGGTGGCTCTAA
- a CDS encoding RNA-binding protein encodes MIQIYVGNIPYSKNEDDLKDLFGQYGEVSSVKFVNDKETGRFRGFGFVEMANKDEADKAISALEGNDFGGRTLRVNEARPRAPRPPRERW; translated from the coding sequence GTGATACAAATTTATGTCGGGAACATTCCCTACAGCAAAAACGAAGACGATCTCAAAGATCTTTTCGGACAATACGGTGAAGTCAGTTCAGTCAAATTCGTTAACGATAAAGAAACGGGCCGCTTCCGCGGTTTCGGATTTGTTGAAATGGCAAACAAAGATGAAGCTGACAAAGCGATCTCTGCCCTCGAAGGCAACGATTTCGGCGGGCGCACCCTTCGTGTCAACGAAGCACGTCCCCGCGCTCCGCGCCCTCCGCGCGAACGCTGGTAA
- a CDS encoding PAS domain S-box protein has protein sequence MHTESSHYPLFNRLPEGVVVADERGVILFANDAFVELLGYDNDILEGLNLLSLLEDVDVFAECVARVMEKGKTLNADTAFVHRDGTVIHTVKSVQAVRENGENRFYITVRNLTEADRLNRELRHSKELIEHQAGELSTLLNSKHLELEEILGSISEVIWYIDDTTLELRYVNQAVEELFALPKEMFLANQTLWQQRIHPDDRALVKTFFETLLPGQSQKIRFRILRSDEELRWISSRIHHHPTLRFFIGITSDVTASVSAS, from the coding sequence ATGCATACCGAATCTTCCCATTACCCGCTGTTCAACCGCCTCCCCGAAGGGGTCGTCGTCGCCGACGAGCGGGGGGTGATCCTCTTTGCCAACGACGCGTTCGTCGAGCTGCTCGGCTACGATAACGATATCCTCGAAGGGCTGAATCTCCTCAGCCTGCTCGAAGACGTCGATGTCTTCGCCGAATGCGTCGCACGGGTGATGGAAAAAGGGAAAACGCTCAATGCCGATACCGCGTTCGTCCATCGCGACGGAACGGTGATCCATACGGTCAAAAGCGTACAGGCCGTACGCGAAAACGGTGAAAACCGATTTTACATCACCGTGCGAAACCTGACCGAAGCCGACCGCCTCAACCGGGAACTGCGCCATTCCAAAGAGCTGATCGAGCATCAGGCCGGAGAGCTCTCCACCCTGCTCAATTCCAAACATCTCGAACTCGAAGAGATCCTCGGCAGCATCAGCGAAGTAATCTGGTACATCGACGATACGACCCTCGAGCTGCGCTATGTCAACCAGGCCGTCGAAGAACTTTTCGCCCTTCCCAAAGAGATGTTCCTCGCCAACCAGACCCTCTGGCAGCAGCGGATCCATCCCGACGACCGCGCCCTGGTCAAAACCTTTTTCGAGACCCTGCTCCCCGGACAATCCCAGAAAATCCGCTTTCGCATCCTACGCTCCGACGAGGAGCTGCGCTGGATCAGCAGCCGCATCCACCACCACCCTACCCTCCGGTTCTTTATCGGAATCACCAGCGACGTCACCGCATCCGTTTCCGCTTCCTGA
- a CDS encoding ATP-binding cassette domain-containing protein, producing MVQVTKLTMRFGSRVLFEGINLKLDRNKRYGLIGANGAGKTTFLKILSGEIKEYEGEISIEPGLKVGVLGQNQFAFEDFTIADAVLWGNKRLYDAIKEKEHLYTTGDFEDDAVNNRLAELEMICVEEDPTYEYDVQIAKILENVGIPADQHHNLMSTLPSSEKFKVLLAQVLYPKPDVLFLDEPTNNLDIDTIGWLEHELQRHEGTMVVISHDRHFLNAVVTNILDVDFQKIREFTGNYDDWYLASTVMANQAQLERDKKLKEKEQLEAFVRRFSANASKAKQATSRQKQLDKLVIDDIKPSSRRDPSIVFKAKRQMGDEALDVIGVSHSYGEQEVLKNIDLKIVPGEKIAVIGANGVGKTTLLKIIMEEMKPTAGSVKWGATIEPSYFPQDTTDRIKGTETLYDWLRAFDPKREISEIRNCLGRMLFNGEQQEKSIEKISGGEKHRMMLSKMMLEGGNFLVLDEPTNHLDLEAIIALGEALYEFDGNVICVSHDRELLDAFAGRIIELHADGSYIDFVGTYEEFAEAKANGAL from the coding sequence ATGGTACAAGTCACAAAGTTAACAATGCGTTTCGGAAGCCGGGTTCTGTTCGAGGGGATCAACCTCAAACTCGACCGCAACAAGCGCTACGGCCTGATCGGTGCGAACGGTGCGGGGAAAACGACGTTTCTGAAAATTCTCAGCGGAGAGATCAAAGAATACGAAGGAGAAATCTCGATCGAGCCGGGCCTCAAAGTCGGCGTGTTGGGGCAAAACCAGTTTGCCTTCGAAGATTTCACGATCGCCGATGCGGTACTGTGGGGAAACAAGCGCCTCTACGATGCGATCAAAGAGAAAGAACACCTCTACACGACCGGAGATTTCGAAGACGACGCCGTCAATAACCGCCTGGCCGAACTGGAGATGATCTGCGTCGAGGAGGACCCGACCTACGAATACGACGTTCAGATCGCGAAGATCCTTGAAAACGTCGGAATTCCGGCGGATCAGCATCACAACCTGATGTCGACGCTCCCCTCATCCGAGAAATTCAAGGTTTTGCTCGCGCAGGTGCTCTATCCGAAACCCGACGTTTTGTTCCTGGACGAGCCGACCAACAACCTCGATATCGATACGATCGGATGGCTGGAACACGAGCTGCAGCGCCACGAGGGGACCATGGTCGTCATTTCGCACGACCGCCACTTCCTCAACGCCGTCGTGACCAATATCCTCGACGTCGATTTCCAGAAGATCCGCGAATTTACCGGCAACTACGACGACTGGTATCTGGCTTCTACGGTCATGGCGAACCAGGCTCAGCTGGAGCGGGACAAAAAACTCAAAGAAAAAGAGCAGCTCGAAGCGTTCGTCCGCCGTTTCTCGGCGAACGCCTCAAAAGCCAAACAGGCGACGTCGCGCCAAAAGCAGCTGGACAAACTGGTCATCGACGATATCAAGCCGTCCAGCCGCCGCGATCCGAGTATTGTCTTCAAAGCCAAGCGGCAGATGGGTGATGAAGCGCTTGACGTGATCGGCGTATCGCACAGCTACGGCGAGCAGGAGGTGCTCAAAAACATCGACCTCAAAATCGTCCCGGGTGAGAAAATCGCCGTCATCGGCGCCAACGGCGTCGGTAAAACGACCCTGCTCAAAATCATCATGGAAGAGATGAAACCTACCGCGGGAAGCGTCAAATGGGGAGCGACGATCGAGCCGAGCTATTTTCCGCAGGATACGACCGACCGTATCAAAGGGACCGAAACGCTCTACGACTGGCTCCGTGCGTTTGATCCCAAACGCGAAATCAGCGAAATCCGCAACTGTCTGGGACGGATGCTCTTCAACGGCGAACAGCAGGAGAAAAGCATCGAGAAAATCTCGGGGGGTGAAAAACACCGGATGATGCTCTCCAAAATGATGCTGGAAGGGGGGAATTTCCTCGTTCTCGACGAACCTACCAACCACCTTGACCTCGAAGCGATTATCGCGCTGGGCGAAGCGCTGTACGAATTCGACGGAAACGTCATCTGCGTCAGTCACGACCGTGAGCTTCTTGACGCGTTCGCGGGGCGGATCATCGAGCTGCACGCCGATGGAAGCTACATCGATTTCGTCGGAACGTATGAAGAGTTTGCCGAAGCCAAAGCCAACGGCGCACTGTAA
- a CDS encoding rhodanese-like domain-containing protein — protein sequence MRLWILSFLLMGTLLNADYIRQPIDQKLVDSKIKIIDIRTPGEWKTTGLVKGSIPIMFFDEQGNYNVEAFLGQLGRHVKQNEKFALICNSGSRTQVVGNFLGKQLGYNVIDLQGGIQYAIQKKITMEPYKPKK from the coding sequence ATGCGTCTATGGATTCTCTCTTTTTTGCTTATGGGAACGTTGCTGAACGCCGATTACATCCGCCAGCCGATCGACCAGAAGCTCGTCGATTCGAAAATCAAGATCATCGATATCCGCACCCCCGGCGAATGGAAAACTACGGGGCTGGTCAAGGGCTCGATTCCCATCATGTTCTTCGACGAGCAGGGGAACTACAACGTCGAGGCGTTTTTGGGGCAGCTAGGCCGCCACGTCAAGCAAAACGAAAAATTCGCGCTCATCTGCAACAGCGGCAGCCGTACCCAGGTGGTCGGCAACTTCCTGGGCAAACAGCTCGGGTACAACGTCATCGACCTTCAGGGCGGCATCCAGTATGCGATCCAGAAAAAAATCACGATGGAACCCTACAAACCCAAAAAATAA
- a CDS encoding translation initiation factor, protein MSRGTKLSLDIGASWDEGWSLEEEKKDAALAILSPSEHRLVFQKEKRKGKPVTLVGPFSIAGDEAQKTLSTLKKSLACGGAYKEGWMEFQGDIAPQLRAGLEKLSYRFKK, encoded by the coding sequence TTGAGCCGGGGAACAAAGCTGAGTCTCGATATCGGGGCGTCGTGGGACGAGGGGTGGAGCCTCGAAGAGGAAAAAAAGGATGCCGCGCTTGCAATCCTCTCCCCTTCGGAGCATCGTCTTGTATTCCAGAAAGAGAAGCGTAAAGGAAAACCCGTCACGCTCGTGGGTCCTTTCAGCATCGCGGGGGATGAGGCGCAAAAAACGCTCTCGACCCTCAAAAAGTCCCTCGCCTGCGGCGGCGCGTACAAAGAGGGGTGGATGGAATTTCAAGGCGATATTGCACCGCAGCTTCGCGCCGGGCTCGAAAAACTCTCCTACCGTTTCAAAAAATAA
- a CDS encoding DUF5718 family protein yields MSDYKDYAGLGVAGNFALHLEQAGESADFKDVVTDDPNGPKGVFPFYLPGREGALGVYPLSSDTIVLPREECNVQPEPEVALVCALEYDGSGEIASITPKAFGAYNDCSLRKEGAAKISHKKNWGAKSKGLSETLIPIDRFEEGGIMDRYRIASFLRREGGLFRYGEDVELPGYSYFYGKLTEWLKNQINTQNDFGPLEAVGEYLKAAGSPKEAIISIGATRYTHFGETNFLKEGDEVIVVVYDNDRYCMNPVLSMANKGELIGKEGVSALVQKVVRA; encoded by the coding sequence ATGAGCGATTACAAAGACTACGCGGGGCTCGGAGTCGCCGGGAATTTTGCCCTGCATCTCGAACAGGCCGGCGAAAGCGCCGATTTCAAAGACGTCGTCACAGACGATCCCAACGGCCCCAAAGGGGTGTTCCCGTTTTATCTCCCCGGACGTGAGGGGGCGCTCGGGGTTTATCCCCTCAGTTCCGACACAATCGTTTTGCCCCGGGAAGAGTGCAACGTTCAGCCCGAACCCGAAGTGGCCCTTGTCTGTGCGCTGGAGTACGACGGCTCGGGGGAAATCGCCTCCATCACCCCCAAAGCGTTCGGTGCCTACAACGACTGTTCGCTCCGCAAAGAGGGGGCGGCGAAAATCAGCCACAAGAAAAACTGGGGAGCCAAGAGCAAAGGGCTCTCGGAGACCCTGATCCCCATCGATCGTTTCGAAGAGGGGGGGATCATGGACCGTTACCGCATCGCGTCGTTTCTGCGGCGCGAAGGGGGACTGTTCCGCTACGGCGAAGACGTCGAACTGCCCGGGTACAGCTATTTTTACGGCAAACTGACCGAGTGGCTCAAAAACCAGATCAATACCCAAAACGACTTCGGTCCCCTTGAAGCGGTGGGGGAGTATCTTAAAGCCGCGGGATCTCCCAAAGAGGCGATCATCAGCATCGGGGCGACCCGCTATACTCACTTCGGAGAGACGAATTTTCTCAAAGAAGGGGATGAGGTGATCGTCGTCGTCTACGACAACGACCGCTACTGCATGAACCCCGTCCTCTCGATGGCGAACAAGGGCGAACTGATCGGGAAAGAGGGGGTCAGTGCTCTCGTCCAGAAGGTCGTACGTGCTTAA
- a CDS encoding RNA-binding S4 domain-containing protein: MTYTLTEETIELYKLIKVLDLVDTGGQAKLLIENGHVLRNGTVETRKRAKIAKGETITIGDVTIRVE, encoded by the coding sequence GTGACCTATACCCTAACCGAAGAAACCATCGAACTGTACAAGCTCATTAAAGTTCTCGATCTCGTCGATACCGGCGGACAGGCGAAGCTCCTGATCGAGAACGGGCACGTTCTGCGCAACGGCACGGTCGAAACGCGCAAACGGGCCAAAATCGCCAAAGGCGAAACGATCACGATCGGCGACGTCACAATCCGCGTCGAGTAA